CGTTGTTCTCGCAAGGAGGCTGTCCACCGAGGTGGGATAGTTTGGTCAGTAGCTCCACAGCGAGCGTCTGGCAAATCGGTTGGCGTTCCGCGTGGTGGACTTCGGCCCGCAAGTTTTCGATCGCTTCCAACAAATTGTAGTCAGGAACGATAGCGGCGGCTGGGCGGCGGCAGTAGCGGAAGCGTTGGACTTTCGCAGCTCGGGCGTAGTCTACGACTCGATCCGCGAGATCGGTAAGTTGCCCAAATACGCTGGGGGCGCGTTCCGTTGCGAATGGGAACGAGCGAGATCGGCTGGGCTCGAGTGTTTGGCTTGTTTGCATGTGAGTGGTCGTTGCTGATTGATTTTTGAAAAGCAAAAAGCCCGAGGCGTTTCGGCCTCGGGCTTTTCAAGAAAGTGTATTGCTGTCAGTCTTATCTAGGTTGACGCAAGCCACCGGCCCAAGGCGTGTTCGCTTTGGTCATCATAATTGCGGTGGTCTTAATGTTATTCACGTCGGTCACCGTACTTTCATCGGCTCGCGTGTCAAGGAGCTTGCGTGGGAAGCGCATCCTGAGAAGCGTAGGGAGCGTATTTACAGATCGTGTATAAACGTTTTTTCAAACAGGTCGCCCCACTTCTGATTTCCCTCGTCATTATGGGAAGTCTGTCGCTGATGGTTAAGAAGTTCGAGCGAGAGGCTCCGCGACCGTTTGATCGTTTGATTGTGGAAGCTTTGCCGGATCTCCCGGATTTGGCCGGCGCTCATCCGAAGTTGATAGAGCGTTTCAGCTACGCCCACGCGGGGCTACAAATAGGGGCGGAGCAATTGGATTCGCTTCAGGAACTCGCCTTTCTCTTTCATGCCAACGGATTTTCGGGGCAGGCTGAGTCTTGCTATCTAGGCCTTGAATCGTACGAGACTGATAATCCGCTTTGGCCTTATCTGCTAGGGATTCTCAAATTGGACCGCACGGACCAAGCCGAAGTGGCCGAGCATTTTTCTCGCTCCATCCAGCTCGATTCCAGCAACTCGATGGCCTATCTGTATTTGGGAGATGCCTACCTCGAAGGCGGTTTGCTCGATGAGGCCGAAATTTCCTTCCATTACCGCCTAGAAGGAGAACCGGAGGATCCTTGGGCTTTGGCGGCTTTGGGGGAGATTGAGGTTCGGCGAATGGATTTACCCGCTGCCCGCGATTGGCTGGAGAAGGCTGTATTGACGGAGCCGACTCCCGCTCTCGCCTACGATTTATTGCCGGATGTCTACTCAGAGCTTGGTGAATTTGAAAAGGCTCGGGAAGCACGCTTGGAAGCGGAATCCCGTGACTTGGTGCAGGTCCCCTTTGACCCGAGGTTAGCGTTTCTCATCGGCTATTGTTACGATCGCGAACGCCTGCTTGCCTTTGCCCGAAATGCCCGGGATTCCGGCGAATTTCAAAGCTCTATCGATGCTCTGGAACGGTTGGTCGATTTGGAACTAGCGGACGATGAACTGCTTGCAGAGCTGGCGGAATTGACCCGGCGTTTGAAGGACTAGCGGGCGTTACGGGTCGAGATTTTGCCTCATTTGTGTCACGCGTAAGTTACAAACAGGTAACGCTAGCGTGAATGGGGCATGAAATGTTACGAACAAGTTACGGCTATGTTACGCCGAGGTGATAATTAGGAATAGCGCCTACATCTCCCTCGCTTTTCGGAAAAAACGGAGTCTTCTGCCCAACTATCGCGGCGGGCATCCCCCTCCCGAGACCCGTAATCAAATCACAAAATGAACATTTCGAAATTTGCTAAATCAGCTGTTTTGACCGGCGCGCTATTGGGCGCTCCACTCTCGCTCGAGCTTCACGCAGAGCGCGATACTGCCGACATCCTCGTGGATGTTTTGGTAATGAAAGGCATCCTCACTGAGGAGGAGGCTGCCTCCATCCGTCAGGAAGTCGCGGAAGTTGCCGCGGCTGAGCGAGAGCTCGTGGTCGAATCAGCGGTAGCCGCTGCGTCGACTTCTGCTCCAGTTGCTCCATCAGCTCCTGCCGCTAATGCAGTGCCGATGCCTAAGGCTCTCGATGGTCTTAAGCTTTACGGCGATGCCCGTTTCCGCTTCCAAGCCGAGGATGTGGACGATGCCAGCACTCGCCAACGCTGGCGTTACCGTGCTCGCTTCGGTGCGGATTACGCGTTCAAGGAAAGTCCTTACTCCATGGGGCTCCGTCTCGAAACTTCTAGCGCAAACGACTCTACCAACGCCAACTTTGGCGGATTCTTCGATAAGACTGGTGACGAAGTTCGTCTAGGCCTCGTCTACATGAAGTACGCAGGCGACGATGTCACGGTCCAGCTTGGCAAGCACAAGCACCCGTTTAAGATAAGCTCCGCTTTTTGGGATAGTGATATCAACCCCGAGGGCGTTTCCGAATCTTTCTCCGCAGGCGGCATCACTTACAATCTCGGTCAGTACGTCATCAGCGAAGAACGCGAAGACAAGGGTGGGGAAGACGACTTCATGTTTGCGGCGCAGGCGGTTTGGAGCAACGACAGCGGTCTGACGGTTGCACCGATTTTCCTCACCACGACAAGTGGTCAGGTGGTTGCTTCTGAGAGCGCTTCATTTGGTGGCGAAAACGCGATATCCTACTTCAGCAACTTCGACGTGCTGATGGTACCAGTAGAATATAAGTTCAAAGGTGAAAATGGGATCGGCCAAAAGGTATTCGGCACCCTTGGTAAGAACTTCTCGGGTGGCGATGCCGTAGACCACTTCGGTTTCCCTTACTACAACGAGATCGATACCGGCGATCAGGATATGTTCTTCAATATTGGCTACCAGTACGGCAGCGCCAAGAAGACTGGAACCTGGCAGGCTGGCATCGAGTATCGTTACCTCGAAGGAGCTTCTTACACGCCAAACCTCTCCGATTCTGACTTCGCGAAGAACAGCCTCAACCACAAGGGGTTTGTTCTGAGCTACAAGTACGCGGTTACGGATTTCTTCACCGCAGGGCTCACTTACATGGATAGCGACCTGATCGATGAGGAGTACACCGCTCCAGTCGTGGCGAAGGACGACGTGAAGCTGCTGCAAGTAGACGCAGCCGTTAAGTTCTAAAAGCTGGAGTCTACCAAATTCGCGTGGCCCAAGCCGTTGGCCGGCCACGCTTTTAAAGACGTTCCCGTAACAGAAAAGTGACACTTAAGCTCTTGGCTAAAGGGAACCGCGCAAAACAATCACCTATCTGGTAATACAATTTATTTACCGAACGAACCTAAGGAATTATGAAATCAATTAACGTATCACGTATCGCTAAGAAAAGCGCCCTCGTAGCTCTTGCTCTCGGTTTTGTCAGTCTCGCTTCCGCGGCTGAGAAGATCGTAATCAAGGGGTCGGATACCCTCGGAGCCAAGATGGTTCCTCAACTCGCCGAAGAGTTTAAGGCTATCAAGTCTAAGGAAGGCGTTGAAGTTATCTTCGAAATCGCCGCGGAGGGTTCTTCCACAGGTGTCGCTGCAGTCATCGACGGTACCGCTGATATCGGAATGTCCTCTCGCGAAGCGAAAAAGACAGAAGAGTCCAAGGCTTTGCTCAAGGGCGTTAAGATGGAGTCTATCACCATCGCTCTCGACGGCATTGCGGTCATCGCCAACGAATCCAACCCGATGGATGAAATCTCTGCTCGCGAAGTGGAAAAGATCTTCACTGGCGACGTAGCGGACTGGAGCTCCATCAATGGCGTTTCCGGTGACATCTCCATCTACACTCGTAACACTTCTTCCGGTACTTATGCCGTTTTCCAGAAAATGGCTCTTCGTAAGCGCGACTACGCTCCTGCCTCTCAGAAGATGGCTGGCAACGAGCAAATCGCCTCGGAAGTCGCTGAGAATCCAAATGGTATTGGCTACGTTGGCCTCGCTTACCTCGGTACGCCAGGCATCAAGACTCTGCCAGTAGACGGCGTCACTCCAGAGCGTCCAGACTACCCATTTGCTCGTCCGCTCTACTACTACCACGACGGCAACAAGGAAATGCGTCCTATCGTAAAGGAATTCGTCGATTTCTGCCTCAGCCCAGAAGGTCAGCAGATCGTCAAGGACGTGCACTTCATCTCTGTTCTCTAATCTCAGAGGAAAGCCGAATTTTTAGCGGCGTCCTCAATTATTCTGAGGACGCCGTTTTTTTGCTCGTGATGACGCCAACTGTTCGCGTTACAGAGGGACAATAATTTAGATCCTTAAAATCGTAGAGCCATTTCCAGGCTCTAAAATTTTAGATCCCGCATGGACAACAAAGAAGAGACCAATCGCTACGACCTGCATTCGCGCAGCAGGCGAATTCTCGGCTTGGACAAGGATCAGGCGCTCAAAGGCCTGTTTGGAGGAAACGCTCTCGTTTCCATCATTGTCTTAGCTCTTATCACTTTTTTCCTCTTCAAGGAAGGGATCGGCTTTTTTGGCCAATACCGCCAGGATATCGCCCTCTACCGATCTTCGGGGCTCGAATACGTCGAGATTATGAAGGAGGAGAGCGATGCGTTTATGCAGCTAAATCGCTACCTCAACTCGATACGCAGCGAACACACGCAAATTCTCCGCGACCAAGGATTGAGTTTTCAGGAGTCCAAAAAGGTTCTCTCTAGTTACGAAGATTTTGTCTACGATTTCGAGGACCTTGGATATCCGATTAGCGAATACGCCCTCGAAATGAGTGAGGTCGCAATCGGGGCCCGCGACATGTATGAGGAGTCAGAAAACCTCCGTGAGCACCGTCAAAACCTGCTTGACCTTGGTCGAGATGAGGAGGCGGCGGAGGTCGAAGTGCTGGATGTGGACCTGAGCATGTTCGTCAACATGCTGAAAGAAGGGGAGCCTGACTTTTTGGCTCTGAACGATACCATGGAATCGGGGATCACGAATCTGATCTCCAACTTGCCTGAAATCGGTATCGAGTCCTTGGATGCGAAAATGGAGCGTTTCGCCGAGCTTTGTGAAATGTTCATCGCTCAGCTCGATGAATTTGAAACACGATTGGCGGAGTGGGATGCGGACAAAACAGTGGGCATGTCTGCCGCTGTGACCTCCTTCATTTTCGGAAAGGAATGGGTGACGAATAGCTCCTTTCAGGATTGGTACGGGATTTTGCCTCTTTTCACAGGATCGCTCCTTGTTGCTTCGATCGCCATGCTTATCGCCATCCCATTGGGAGTCGGAGCCGCGATTTATATCAACCAGTTTGCGAAACCCGCGGAGCAAAATTTCATCAAGCCATATATTGAATTCATCTCGGCTATTCCATCCGTGGTAATCGGGTTTTTCGGTATCGCGGTTTTTGGACAGTTTGTTCGTTCAGTATCCGGTTGGTCGATACTATCTGGGTTCGACTTCTTTCCGATTAGCGAACGTTTGACCGCTTTTACGGCTGGTTGTCTCTTAGCTTTGATGGCGATACCAACGATCTTCACGCTCGCGGAAGATGCCATCAACAACGTGCCAAAATCCTTCAAGGAGGCCTCGCTCGCGATGGGGGCGACTCGTTTGCAAACCACTCTCCGTATCATCGTTCCCACTTCGCTTTCAGGAATCATCTCCGCCATCCTTCTCGGGTTTGGGCGTGTGATCGGGGAGACCATGGTTGTGTTGCTTTGCGCGGGTAACCGTATCGAGATACCAAACTTCGCCAACGGGATCGGTACGTTTTTTGAACCCGTCCACACCATGACGGGAATCATTGCTCAGGAACTGGGCGAAGTGGTGAATGGCAGCATCCACTACCGAGCCCTGTTTATGGTAGGTATGGTTCTGTTCCTGCTGTCATTGCTCATTAACTACTTGGCTCAGAAGATCGTGCTCAAGTACCAGATTTCGAGAGGTTGATCTACGACCATGACTACTCAAATGATCAAAACCAAAGAACGTCCGAGCGTAGGCTTGGATTTTCACGAGAAACCTTCCAAAGCAAAGACTACCGAATCGGTGGTGCTGTGGTTTTTCCGCTTGAGCACGTATTTCATTCTGCTTTGCGCGTCAGTCATATTCCTGACCATCATTTTCAAGGGAAGTCAGACGGTGTTCCAAAGCGAGTTTCCCTTCGTGAATACCGAGTTCCTCACCGAAGCTCCGCAGACTTTGCACGTATTCGAGTACGACGGCCAGAAATACGAACTGAGCGATTCGAATTTCCGCGCCTTCGAAGCCGAGCAGGGGGTCGATATCTCTTCCACGACTTACGCTTATTCAGGTGGCGGCATTTGGCCTTGTATCGTGGGAACGGTATTGCTGGTGCTCGGTTCTATGTCGATCGCCCTGACGCTGGGAGTGCTCAGCGCCATTTTCCTGAGCGAGTATTCCAAACCGGGTAAAACGCTCAATATCATCCGCCTCTCGATCCTGAATCTGGCAGGTGTGCCCTCCGTGGTGTTTGGTATTTTTGGCCTAGGATTCTTCGTTTTGGCAGGCCCTGTCTTTTCATTCAGCGATTTCGAGGGAGCTGCGTTCCAGTTTTGGCCACTTCCAGTTTATTTCGGATTCGCGGGATGGAATGTATCGCTTTTGGCAGGGTGTTTTACACTCGCATTCATGGTCTTGCCCATCGTCATCTCGGCGAGTGAGGAATCTCTCAGGGCGATCCCTCAAGGCTTGCGGGAAGCGTCGCTCGCCTTGGGGGCCAGCAAGTGGACGGCCATCCGTACCAACGTGCTGCCTTACGCGATGCCAGGTATCTTAACCTCTTCTATCATCGGTGTCGCCCGTGTGGCGGGAGAAACGGCTCCGATCATGTTTACGGCCGCCTATGCTATGCGTGACCAGCTTCCTTGGGAAGGATTGGAAAAGTGGTCAGACTTCTTCTTCCAGGGGGTGATGGCTTTGCCTTATCACATCTACGTGGTCAGCGCCAAAATTCCTCAAAACGAATACACCGAGAGGATGCAGTACGGTACTGCTTTCGTCTTTTTGTTCATAGTCGCCGGAATCGCTCTTGCTTCTATTCTGCTTAGAATCCGCATGCGGAAAAAATATCGCTGGTAATGACACTTTTAAAAGATAACCCTTCCGTCACCACTTCTCCTAAGATCAGTACGTCCATGTCCTCCGATTCGCCAGCTACGCCGCGTCCGCTTATCAGCGTGTCCGATTTCGATTTTTTCTATGGAGAGAAACAAGCTCTCTTCGACATCAACATGGAGATGTTCGAAAATGAGGTGACTGCCTTTATCGGACCCTCTGGTTGCGGTAAGAGCACGCTGCTGAGATGCATCAATCGGATGAACGACCTCGTGGAAGTCGCTCGCATTGGCCGAGGCAAGATCGAGGTCAACGGGGCGGATATCTACGACCCGCGCGTCGACACGATCGAACTCCGCAAACGGGTGGGCATGGTTTTCCAAAAGTCGAATCCGTTCCCGAAATCAATTTACGAAAACGTCGTTTACGGCCTTCGCATTCAGGGTATCAACAAGAAGTCCGTTTTGGACGAGACGGTTGAACGTTGCCTGAAGGGGGCCGCCTTGTGGAACGAAGTAAAGGATAGACTCGACACCAGTGGCTTGAGCCTCTCTGGCGGTCAGCAACAGCGTCTCTGTATCGCCCGCGCCCTAGCGGTTGAGCCAGATATCCTGTTGATGGACGAGCCTTGCTCGGCGCTTGACCCGGTCGCGACCGCGAAAGTCGAAGAGCTCATCCACTCGCTTAAAGACCAGTACACGATCGTAATTGTAACGCATAATATGCAGCAGGCGGCTCGCGTTTCCGACAAAACTGCCTTTTTCTATTTGGGTAAGCTCATTGAAATGGCGAAGACCGACACGATTTTCATGAGTCCGAAGAACGAGCAGACGGAAGCTTACATATCAGGTCGATTTGGTTGATCGCGTAGCGCGATCCCTGCTAGTAGCCTTTCCGAAAAACTGATCCAACAACTGATTTTGACAGATGGAGTTCCCCGCCATGAGGGAATCTCTCTCGTTATCCCCCTGATATGAAACGTTACTTCCACGAAGAGCTCGAAGACGTGAGATCGCACCTCATGCTGATGGGCGAAAAGGCCATCGACAATGTGAACCTTGCCATGCAGGCGATTTTGGAGTCGGACATCGCCCTCGCTCAAGAGGTCAAGCGAGCGGATGACCGCATCGACGATATAGAGAAGCAGATCGACGACGAGGTAGCTCGTTACATCGGTTTGCGTGCCCCAGTGGCCAGAGACCTTCGCCTTCTATTCGTAACCGTTAAGGCCAGCAACGACCTGGAGCGAGTAGGCGATGAGGCGACTAGTATTGCCAAACGCACCGCTAAGATTCTTCAGAGCGGTCGTTCCTTTGGCCAATTAGGCCAGCTCCCGCGGATGTGCGATTTGGCGGTGGGCATGCTCAAAGAGGCGCTGCATTGCTTTATCGACGAAGATGAAACCAAAGCTGGCCCGATCTTCGAGAGGGACAAGGAAGTCGACTCCTTGCACCGTGAAAATTTCACCTATTTCGTGGAGAAGATGAAATCTGATCCGGACTTAGTGCTCTATTGCACGGAGTTAGTTTTCATATCAAAGGCGATGGAGCGAATCGCTGACCACGCCCAAAACATTGCGGAAGAAGTCTACTTTTTGCTCACGGCGAAAAACCTCAAAGAGGAAATGTCGCGCTAGCTTCCCGCGTTCATGGGGAGAGTTCTCTAGCGAGCTTTCCCTGTTAATTCAAAGCCCTCGATCTCCTGATCGAGACTCTCGGAATCGCTCGTGAAGACGATCGCGAATTGTCCCGAGAGGTCTTTGTTCTTTGGGTTGTAGAAATTGAATACGTACTGCCAAAGGCGTCTCTTGTCCTTTCGGCTTTTAAGGGTGGGTTGTCCCATCACCTCGGAAATGTCGAACATGCTAGGCAGCTCGATTCCGTCCAAGGATTCTCGGCTCATCGCTGCAGTGGCGCTTTTTCGGAGCTTGTTGATTTTCGCCTTTCCGAGGCTGCGGAAGAGTTCGACGATGAAATCTTCTGGGATCGCTTCCAGGAGCTTCTGATCAAAATCGATCCGAGTGAGGAGGCCGTCCTCAAAGCGGGTCATGAAAACGATGCTGAACGGGCTGCCCGCGTCCTCGGCTCGTTTCTTCTCAAATCTCCAATGCCAATCCTCGACCTTGGGACCGTGGGCGATTTGTTCGACTCGAGTAGGGGCTGATTCGGTAATGAAAATGAAATCCTCGTCTCGCACCACAGGTTTTGGAAATTGAAGGGATAGCCCGTGAGAGTCCTCTACCACTACATTTTGGTCGAAGTCAGCAAGCTGGTTCTTGAAGCGAAGAAGCCGTAGATAGACGCAGCCTGAAAGGAAGGTAAGAATCAGGCAAAGAGTGGCAGCTTGGATGAGTCGGCGTTTTGGCAACATCGCTATCAAGGCGTTTAAGGGGCAGGTGGATCGACAGGGTCCCACCAAAATCGGACTGGCGCAAGCAAAGGAGGAATCTGCTTTCCCCATTGTCGCGTAGTGGTTTCTTGCCAAGGCTTGAGATTCTCAGGTTGCGTGCTCGTGTTTTTCGATTACCGGTTACACACAAGCCCAAGTCCCCCGACCTCACTTCCGCTTATGAAGACTTATCCCGCACTCCTGCGAATTCTTCCAGCTTTGCTCTTGCTCGCTACATTCCAGCTCAAGGCGCAGGATGAAGAACGTCCTATCTGGGAACAAGAGGCCATGCTGATTTATCATGGACAGTCGACGGAATTTAACCGGCTCCGCTCGCTGGGCAAAAACAACAATCGGCTCGCTCTGTATACGGAAGCTTTGGACACGGTTTATGGTAAGCTGAAGGTCGAGGAAGAAGAGCCTTACAAAGTGGCAGAGCGCATCTTCGAGAATTTGATTTCCGACAACTCCAGTGATGCGATCGGACTGGCCTCCGCCTACTACTTGGCTCGTGTCGTTCAGTCGAACCCTTACGAGAAGGATATCGCCAAAGCAAAGATGTTGTACTGGGACCTTTATGAAAAATGGCCGGAACGCTTCTTTGGGCAGATGGCTTTCGTGAAATATGCGACCTTGCACATCTACGACGACGACGGAAGTGGCGATGAAGTTTTGACGCGTATCCAGGATTTGGAACCGATGCTCAATAAAATTAGCATCTCGAAGCTCAAGCAGAATGCCCACCGGATAATGGGTGAAGCTTATGTGGCTTTCGAACTGGATTCGGAATCAGCGTTTAAACATCTCAAGAAAGCGTATGATTTGGGAGTTCCGGTGCAGTCCATCAAGATCGAGGTTCTGGAACGCTTGGCAGTTCTGGGAGAGGAAATAGGTGAGACCGAGCGAGCCTTGTCCGCTTATGACGAGTTGCTGCTGATCGCTCCCAATCATCCGCAGGCGATCGCGTTTGCCGAGAATGCCAGCAGACTCCGCCAGCAGCTAAACGAGTCCGCTCTCTCGCAGTGAAGGCTTCCTTGGCTTCCGCGCCTCGGGCTTGACGACGAGGCGAGTGTTTCGTCAAAACCATTTCATGTCTGACAACGACTCGCAGCAGGAGAACGACGTTCTATCCATCAAGTCACGCTTCGTGAGAGGCCGGAACATGCTTTACGCTAAGGCAGATTTTGGCCCGCTTTTCGTAGATTATTACCTCCACCTCAAGGACAACGATCTGAAGCTAGCTGCTGATCTTGACGATCGCCTGAAAGAGGCTTTGGCATTGTTCAGCCTGCACTGCATCTCGCGTCCGCGGAATGACATTCTAGCGTGGACCGTCAATTTCCAAGAGCCTTTGGTAAACGTGTTTTTGGCGGGCGATACGGGTACAGGCGATGTAGTTGGGCGCATCTATGACGAGGGGGTCAAGGAGGCTAAGGAGAACAGCTTTTATCAGGATTTGGTTCGTCTAAATCGCGAGCCACACCGTTCGGTGGTCGGCTTTCAAGGCGGCAGCATGATTCACGCAGTCGAAGAGTTCTATCGCCGCAGCGAGCAAAGGCCTGCCAAGTTCTTTCGACTGGAGCCGGATGTATTTGCCATCGTCGCTGCGCACCCGGACTACGATGAAGACTGGTTCGATACGCTTACCACTGAGGACGTTCGCGGTATCGAAGCTACCGAAGAGGTAGTGGATTTGGAGACACGCTTCGTACGCTGGCACTGTGGTTGTAATCAAAACCGCATCCTAGGCGCTTTGGCTCCGACATTTCTGGCAGATCCGGAAGGTCTATTTTTGGGCGAAGAATTGATCGAGGTTAATTGTCCCCGCTGCGCGGGAAAACACCGGATTTCGCGGGAGATGTTGGAAGCCTACGTGGCGGATCAATGATAGGGCGGAGCTCGCTTCGTTCGGATCTTTACAGAAACGGCGCGGCGAGCTTGCATGCTCGTTATGCCAAAGAAAAAAAGCGCCTCTAAGCGAGTGACCAAGACGTCTGCTTCTCCCCTTATTTTCGCCGATACCCAAAAGAGCGCGGATCATCTCTACGTGGGTGGATTCTCAGTACCCGACGCATTCATCTCCTTTAAGAAGGGCCGCAAGTGGTACGCCTTGCTCAACCAGCTTGAGTTTGCCCGAGGTTTGAAAGAATCCAGCTTTGATGAGGTGCTATCTCTCGAGGTTTGGCTCGAGATGGCTCGGGAGAAATTCGAAAAGGCCAAAGTTGGCTACCCAGAGCTTGTGGCAACCATTGCTGACGAGTTTGAGATAGAGACCTTCAAGGTACCTGCGGATTTTCCGAGTTCGCTTGCCTTTAAGATGCTCGAATTGGGGCTGAAGGTTGACGTTTGCGATGGTAGCATCTTTCCCGCTCGCGAAGTCAAAACGGAAGAAGAGCTGGGCTTCATTCGCGAAGGAAATCGTTGTAGCTCGGCAGGTATTCGAGCTGCTGAAAAGGCCATCCGCCAAAGCGTCGTTAAAAAGGGAAAACTCTATTTGGACGGAAAGGTCCTGACCTCAGAAAAACTGCGCAGTCTCATCGAAGTGGCTTGTTTGGAAGCGGGATCCGTTTCCTCCGGCACGATCGCGGCGGGAGGGGATCAAGCTTGTGATCCGCACTGTGAAGGATACGGTCCGCTTCGCGCCAATGAGCTGATCATCGTAGATGTCTTTCCACGCGTATCGAAAACTGGATACCATGGCGATATGACCCGCACCTTTTTGAAAGGGAAGGCATCGGACGCTCAGAAAGCCCTGGTCGATGCGGTTTTCAAAGCTCAACAAGACGCGATCAAGGCGATCAAGACCGGTGTGAACGGAAAGGCGATCCATGGTGGTGTAGTGGATACTTTTACGGAACTCGGTTATGAGACGACTCGTGGCGAGAATGGGGCGGAAGGCTTTTTCCATGGAACTGGTCACGGGCTCGGACTTGAGGTTCATGAAGCTCCGCGAGTTTCAATCGTATCCAATAAGCTGAAACGCAATGCAGTCGTTACGGTTGAGCCGGGCTTGTATTATCCGGGCTTGGGCGGTTGCAGAATAGAGGATGTGGTTGCGGTTCGTGACGATGGAGCAGAGTTGCTCAGCTCCTACCACTATCGCTGGCAAATTCGTTAATCAAAGGCCGTTCCACTTGTGCCTGAGCTCGCTGAGGTATTTTTTCACAGCTCGCATTGGAAAGCTGCGATCGGCGAGTCCTTCGGGCTTGCTTGGTTGCATGCGAGAACCCGTTGCTGCCGAAAACTAGACGCAGTCGAACTGCCGACCGTAATTTCGGGTCTGACCTTAAACGCTGGATACACGCACGGAAAGCGGATGCTTTTCTCTTTTTCAGGCGGAGTGAACTTGGAGGTCCATCTCGGCATGACCGGCTCGTTACACCGTTGCCCGGGAGGTTATCCCGAAGCTAAGCACGATCATTTTGCGCTCCAGAGCGAAGAATCGATTCTCGTTTTTCGGGATCCTAGGCAGTTCGGGCGGGTGGAGCTGCACCTAAGTGAGGAGGGCAAGTTACCTTCGTGGTGGGAGCGTTTGCCACCGGAGCCCCAGACAGACGGTTTCGATCGGGCTTGGTTTGATTCGATGCTAGCTCGAAGGAAAGGGAGTGTATTGAAAGCTCTGTTACTTCAGCAGGATCTCTTTCCCGGTATAGGGAATTGGATGGCCGATGAGATTCTATGGCGGGCTCGTATCCGGCCGGATCGAAAATTCGGATCCCTCGACGATTCGGAGCGCTCAGAGCTTTTTGATTCAATCCGTTGGGTTAGTTCGGAGGCTTTGCGGATCATTGGCAAAGATTACAGCGACCCGCCTGTATCCTGGCTCTTCAAGCATCGCTGGAAGGACGGCGGCATTTGCCCTGTATCGGGAGAGCCGCTTTTGCGAGAAAACATTGGCGGCCGCACAACTTGCTGGTCACCGGCAATCCAGGTTTAAGGCCTTTGGCCTAGGGAGAAAGGCGTTCGATCTTCCATGCTCCGTCCTGCTGTTTTGAGTAGTAGATACGGTCATGGATTCGGGACTTTCCACCCATCCAAAATTCGATTGTCTCTGGTACGATGCGATAGCCTCCCCAAAAGGAGGGCAAGGGGACTTCGCCGTCTTTGAATTTGGCTTTCAT
The sequence above is a segment of the Pelagicoccus albus genome. Coding sequences within it:
- a CDS encoding M24 family metallopeptidase is translated as MPKKKSASKRVTKTSASPLIFADTQKSADHLYVGGFSVPDAFISFKKGRKWYALLNQLEFARGLKESSFDEVLSLEVWLEMAREKFEKAKVGYPELVATIADEFEIETFKVPADFPSSLAFKMLELGLKVDVCDGSIFPAREVKTEEELGFIREGNRCSSAGIRAAEKAIRQSVVKKGKLYLDGKVLTSEKLRSLIEVACLEAGSVSSGTIAAGGDQACDPHCEGYGPLRANELIIVDVFPRVSKTGYHGDMTRTFLKGKASDAQKALVDAVFKAQQDAIKAIKTGVNGKAIHGGVVDTFTELGYETTRGENGAEGFFHGTGHGLGLEVHEAPRVSIVSNKLKRNAVVTVEPGLYYPGLGGCRIEDVVAVRDDGAELLSSYHYRWQIR
- a CDS encoding disulfide bond chaperone, which encodes MSDNDSQQENDVLSIKSRFVRGRNMLYAKADFGPLFVDYYLHLKDNDLKLAADLDDRLKEALALFSLHCISRPRNDILAWTVNFQEPLVNVFLAGDTGTGDVVGRIYDEGVKEAKENSFYQDLVRLNREPHRSVVGFQGGSMIHAVEEFYRRSEQRPAKFFRLEPDVFAIVAAHPDYDEDWFDTLTTEDVRGIEATEEVVDLETRFVRWHCGCNQNRILGALAPTFLADPEGLFLGEELIEVNCPRCAGKHRISREMLEAYVADQ
- the phoU gene encoding phosphate signaling complex protein PhoU translates to MKRYFHEELEDVRSHLMLMGEKAIDNVNLAMQAILESDIALAQEVKRADDRIDDIEKQIDDEVARYIGLRAPVARDLRLLFVTVKASNDLERVGDEATSIAKRTAKILQSGRSFGQLGQLPRMCDLAVGMLKEALHCFIDEDETKAGPIFERDKEVDSLHRENFTYFVEKMKSDPDLVLYCTELVFISKAMERIADHAQNIAEEVYFLLTAKNLKEEMSR
- a CDS encoding DNA-formamidopyrimidine glycosylase family protein, with product MPELAEVFFHSSHWKAAIGESFGLAWLHARTRCCRKLDAVELPTVISGLTLNAGYTHGKRMLFSFSGGVNLEVHLGMTGSLHRCPGGYPEAKHDHFALQSEESILVFRDPRQFGRVELHLSEEGKLPSWWERLPPEPQTDGFDRAWFDSMLARRKGSVLKALLLQQDLFPGIGNWMADEILWRARIRPDRKFGSLDDSERSELFDSIRWVSSEALRIIGKDYSDPPVSWLFKHRWKDGGICPVSGEPLLRENIGGRTTCWSPAIQV